Proteins encoded in a region of the Haloglomus salinum genome:
- a CDS encoding polymer-forming cytoskeletal protein, whose product MNPVEVLPLLIAVFLLLSASGAEPASMEIVFEGDRTLDGDAPAFVVAGGTVTVPADATARGRLFVVGGTLDVEGRVAGDVTQLAGNLSVTEGGAITGELQAVSGTTTVAEGASVGSRTTVDVTPQQRSPATVVSFVLLQMLVVAGAAALLTRRTPELLDNVGATVTGHPLVSGVVGSLAGVTLLVLFVYMAFTLVLLPVSILGLFGQFLVVAYSYVVYGSLLGRRLPVERPTLAAALGGAGFVLLMELLSRLPLVGALVQLTLVTVGFGAVLVSYFGLRVFEPPRLPE is encoded by the coding sequence ATGAATCCCGTCGAGGTGCTGCCGCTGCTGATCGCCGTCTTCCTCCTCCTGTCGGCCAGCGGCGCCGAGCCCGCGTCGATGGAGATCGTCTTCGAGGGCGACCGAACCCTCGACGGGGACGCGCCCGCGTTCGTCGTCGCCGGTGGCACCGTGACGGTGCCCGCGGACGCGACCGCCCGTGGCCGCCTGTTCGTCGTCGGGGGCACGCTCGACGTGGAGGGCCGCGTCGCGGGCGACGTGACGCAGCTGGCCGGCAACCTCTCCGTGACCGAGGGCGGCGCCATCACGGGCGAACTCCAGGCCGTCTCCGGGACGACCACGGTGGCCGAGGGTGCCAGCGTCGGCTCCCGGACGACGGTCGACGTCACGCCTCAGCAGCGCTCGCCCGCCACGGTCGTGAGCTTCGTCCTGCTCCAGATGCTCGTCGTCGCGGGGGCGGCCGCGCTGCTGACTCGACGGACCCCCGAACTGCTCGACAACGTCGGCGCCACCGTCACCGGCCATCCGCTCGTCAGCGGCGTCGTCGGGTCGCTCGCGGGTGTGACGCTGCTCGTCCTGTTCGTCTACATGGCCTTCACGCTCGTCCTGCTGCCCGTGAGCATCCTCGGCCTGTTCGGGCAGTTCCTCGTCGTCGCGTACAGCTACGTGGTGTACGGCTCCCTGCTCGGCCGGCGCCTCCCGGTCGAGCGCCCGACGCTCGCGGCGGCGCTGGGCGGTGCCGGGTTCGTCCTCCTGATGGAGTTGCTCTCCCGACTCCCGCTGGTGGGGGCCCTCGTCCAGCTCACGCTCGTCACGGTCGGTTTCGGCGCCGTCCTCGTCTCCTACTTCGGGCTGCGGGTGTTCGAGCCGCCGCGACTGCCGGAGTAG
- a CDS encoding proteasome assembly chaperone family protein: MSEDPSFTVESTSETPPGERLLVGMAGVGVAGLTAADYLVNNVETEQIGHVRTRNLPDLTPFTNGEPRHPIRLYSATDSDVTVLISEVFLPAWVADPLTDALLDWADGHGIEEVTVLQGTPFPHREEEHLVYHVATDAYREAHFPAEGGPDVEPLAGGFFDGVIGELLVRALDDEAPATGVLVTPTHPPGPDLDAAVRLLDALEPVCGIEVDEGELRERAQEMERYFTELAERMQAMQESENTTEGQDYPANRMFM, translated from the coding sequence ATGTCAGAGGACCCATCGTTCACGGTCGAGTCGACGAGCGAGACACCACCGGGCGAGCGACTGCTGGTCGGGATGGCCGGCGTCGGCGTCGCCGGCCTGACCGCGGCGGACTACCTCGTCAACAACGTGGAGACCGAACAGATCGGCCACGTCCGGACTCGGAACCTCCCGGACCTCACGCCGTTCACGAACGGCGAACCCCGGCACCCGATACGGCTCTACAGCGCGACCGACTCCGACGTGACGGTCCTCATCAGCGAGGTGTTCCTCCCGGCGTGGGTGGCGGACCCGCTGACGGACGCCCTGCTCGACTGGGCCGACGGTCACGGCATCGAGGAGGTGACCGTCCTCCAGGGGACGCCGTTCCCCCACCGCGAGGAGGAACACCTCGTCTACCACGTCGCCACCGACGCCTACCGGGAGGCACATTTCCCCGCCGAGGGCGGGCCGGACGTCGAACCGCTCGCGGGCGGCTTCTTCGACGGCGTCATCGGGGAACTCCTCGTCCGGGCGCTGGACGACGAGGCGCCCGCGACGGGCGTGCTGGTCACACCGACCCACCCGCCCGGGCCGGATCTCGACGCGGCCGTCCGGCTGCTCGATGCGCTCGAACCCGTCTGTGGCATCGAGGTCGACGAGGGCGAGCTCCGCGAGCGCGCCCAGGAGATGGAGCGGTACTTCACCGAACTCGCCGAGCGGATGCAGGCCATGCAGGAATCCGAGAACACGACGGAGGGGCAGGACTACCCGGCGAACCGGATGTTCATGTGA
- a CDS encoding APC family permease translates to MSAPGGPGASEAATPSLSRELGLFEVTVYGVGLILGAGIYAILGEATAVAGESVPLAFLAAAVVAGLTGLSYAELASRYPKGEGDYVYVRESLRSKRLAEVVAVLRVFVGAVSAAAVALAFSGYLTAFTDVPPALTALALVVLASAVNFWGIELSAKLNVLFTVAEVGGLALVIWLGRNAWGSVAVLDAPFGGSGIVAATFLVFFAYLGFGSIVNVAEETRDATRTVPRAILLSILITTVLYVLVAFSAVGLVDWRTLGASASPLALVAEAGSGAVAGSVVGAIALTSTANTVLILLVSTSRLLYGVSKSEYRSFPTAFSRIHAGRRTPYLAVALVGGLTIPFVLLGDLGQVAALANAALLVVFVMVNVALLKLRFDRPDDRSGFTAPLTVGRLSVTALAGLVTTVALLGFYLTTFL, encoded by the coding sequence GTGAGCGCGCCCGGGGGCCCGGGCGCGAGCGAGGCCGCCACTCCCTCGCTCAGCCGCGAACTCGGGCTGTTCGAGGTCACGGTGTACGGCGTCGGCCTCATTCTCGGGGCGGGCATCTACGCCATCCTCGGCGAGGCCACCGCCGTCGCCGGCGAGTCCGTTCCGCTCGCGTTCCTCGCGGCCGCCGTCGTCGCCGGCCTCACCGGGCTGAGCTACGCGGAACTCGCCTCACGGTACCCGAAGGGGGAGGGCGACTACGTCTACGTCCGGGAGTCGCTCCGGAGCAAGCGCCTCGCCGAGGTCGTGGCGGTGTTGCGGGTGTTCGTCGGCGCCGTCTCCGCCGCGGCCGTCGCACTCGCGTTCTCGGGGTACCTGACCGCCTTCACCGACGTGCCGCCGGCGCTGACCGCGCTCGCGCTGGTGGTGCTGGCCTCGGCGGTCAACTTCTGGGGCATCGAGCTGTCGGCGAAGCTGAACGTGCTGTTCACGGTCGCCGAGGTCGGCGGGCTCGCGCTGGTCATCTGGCTCGGGCGGAACGCGTGGGGCTCGGTGGCCGTCCTCGACGCACCGTTCGGCGGCTCGGGCATCGTCGCGGCCACGTTCCTCGTCTTCTTCGCCTACCTCGGCTTCGGCTCCATCGTCAACGTCGCCGAGGAGACCCGCGACGCCACCCGGACGGTGCCGCGGGCCATCCTGCTCTCCATCCTCATCACGACGGTGCTGTACGTGCTGGTGGCGTTCTCGGCGGTCGGGCTCGTCGACTGGCGGACGCTCGGCGCGTCGGCGTCGCCGCTCGCGCTGGTCGCGGAGGCCGGGAGCGGGGCGGTCGCCGGCTCCGTCGTCGGGGCCATCGCGCTCACCTCGACCGCGAATACCGTCCTCATCCTGCTCGTGTCGACCTCGCGGCTGCTGTACGGCGTCTCGAAGAGCGAGTACCGCTCGTTCCCGACTGCCTTCTCGCGCATCCACGCCGGCCGGCGGACCCCGTACCTCGCAGTCGCGCTGGTCGGGGGCCTGACGATACCGTTCGTCCTGCTGGGCGACCTGGGCCAGGTGGCGGCGCTGGCGAACGCTGCGCTCCTCGTGGTGTTCGTGATGGTGAACGTGGCGCTCCTGAAGCTTCGATTCGACCGGCCCGACGACCGGTCGGGCTTCACCGCGCCGCTCACCGTCGGGCGGCTCTCGGTCACCGCGCTCGCCGGGCTGGTGACGACCGTCGCGCTGCTGGGGTTCTACCTCACGACGTTCCTCTGA
- a CDS encoding cation-translocating P-type ATPase — translation MSDGDDRTALTPPDDWHSAPVDDLYDALDADETGLSSDEAARRLETHGPNEIREGESVSPLRLFVAQFQDVLIYLLVLAALLSLAVGFLPGEEPNYVDAGLILLILFGNGVFGFVQDYRAEQAMARLREMATPDATVIRDGEKRRVPATEVVPGDVVVIDQGDAVPADARLLEATDLETMESALTGESTSTTKATGALPTETPLAERSNCLFMNTTAVRGRGRAVVVETGMATEVGAIATQIQDAERDDTPFQQEVDELGRRIGLGVLGLIGLVVAVQFLFTDTGPIIILLTAVTLAVAAVPEGLPAVVTLTLALGSQRLVERNALVRRLPVVESLGSVDTILTDKTGTLTEGQMTVTRLGVGDDEYEVTGSGLEPEGEFLRAGETPELGEVAPVLRCGAYCNNAEQARAGEDEAFLGDPTEVALVVSAAKAGIDRDDVERLREVPFSSERQRMTVVVEGEEATAGNESDGPTAYTKGAPGAILERCDTVLVDGEAVALTDERREAIRTRVDAFAEDALRVLGFARRTDVDPDADAETLETGLTFLGLQGMLDPPRPEVAGAVADCRDAGIRVVMVTGDNAITASAIGESIGFDPTGALTGPGLDDLTDAELRDVVEDVEVFARVAPTHKVRVLKALQANDHAVAMTGDGVNDAPGLRNADVGISMGIRGTDVTKEASDMVLQDDNFATIRDAVAEGRAIFDNIQKFVNLLLSANTAEVLIVFLGVLVGSALFPDLFASQAEALILTPVMLLWINLVTDGLPALALGVDPKAPDVLDRPPREPGHSVIDRDVVISVLTIAATATVAGLALFFEALSATGSLVRSQTLLFTFLVVAEMGLVQVIRRRFGARLLSNRWLLAAVAGSLALHLAVLYTPLADLFDVVRLGLPGWQVVAVAVGAVLVVNAVLSSVLRRRRD, via the coding sequence ATGAGCGATGGCGACGACCGGACGGCGCTGACACCGCCCGATGACTGGCACAGCGCGCCCGTCGACGACCTCTACGACGCACTCGACGCCGACGAGACGGGGCTCTCGTCGGACGAGGCGGCCCGCCGCCTCGAGACACACGGCCCGAACGAGATCCGCGAGGGCGAGTCCGTCTCGCCGCTGCGCCTGTTCGTCGCGCAGTTCCAGGACGTCCTCATCTACCTGCTGGTGCTGGCGGCGCTGCTATCGCTGGCGGTCGGGTTCCTGCCCGGCGAGGAACCCAACTACGTCGACGCGGGGCTCATCTTGCTCATCCTGTTCGGCAACGGCGTCTTCGGCTTCGTCCAGGACTACCGCGCGGAGCAGGCGATGGCCCGGTTACGCGAGATGGCGACACCCGACGCGACCGTCATCCGCGACGGCGAGAAGCGCCGCGTCCCCGCGACGGAGGTCGTCCCCGGTGACGTGGTCGTCATCGACCAGGGTGACGCGGTGCCGGCGGACGCGCGCCTCCTCGAGGCGACCGACCTCGAGACGATGGAGTCGGCGCTCACGGGCGAGAGCACGTCCACCACGAAGGCGACCGGGGCGCTCCCCACGGAGACGCCGCTCGCCGAGCGGTCCAACTGCCTGTTCATGAACACGACCGCCGTCCGGGGGCGCGGGCGCGCGGTCGTCGTCGAGACGGGGATGGCCACCGAGGTGGGCGCCATCGCCACGCAGATACAGGACGCCGAGCGCGACGACACGCCCTTCCAGCAGGAGGTCGACGAACTCGGCCGACGCATCGGGCTGGGCGTCCTCGGGCTCATCGGCCTCGTCGTCGCTGTCCAGTTCCTGTTCACGGACACCGGACCCATCATCATCCTGCTGACCGCGGTGACGCTCGCGGTCGCGGCCGTCCCCGAGGGGCTCCCGGCGGTCGTGACGCTGACGCTGGCGCTGGGCTCACAGCGGCTGGTCGAGCGGAACGCCCTCGTCCGCCGGCTGCCGGTCGTCGAGAGCCTCGGCTCCGTCGACACCATCCTCACGGACAAGACCGGCACGCTCACCGAGGGGCAGATGACCGTCACCCGACTCGGGGTCGGCGACGACGAGTACGAGGTCACGGGGTCGGGACTGGAACCGGAGGGTGAGTTCCTCCGTGCCGGCGAGACGCCCGAACTCGGCGAGGTTGCGCCGGTCCTCCGATGCGGGGCGTACTGCAACAACGCCGAGCAGGCGCGGGCCGGCGAGGACGAGGCGTTCCTCGGTGACCCGACCGAGGTGGCGCTGGTCGTCTCGGCGGCGAAGGCCGGCATCGACCGCGACGACGTCGAGCGACTGCGCGAGGTGCCGTTCTCCTCCGAGCGACAGCGCATGACCGTCGTCGTCGAGGGCGAGGAGGCGACGGCAGGCAACGAGTCCGATGGCCCGACCGCCTACACGAAGGGCGCGCCGGGCGCCATCCTCGAGCGGTGCGACACGGTGCTCGTCGACGGCGAGGCGGTCGCCCTGACCGACGAGCGGCGCGAGGCCATCCGAACCCGGGTCGACGCGTTCGCCGAGGATGCCCTCCGCGTGCTGGGGTTCGCCCGCAGGACCGACGTCGACCCGGACGCCGACGCGGAGACGCTGGAGACCGGACTCACGTTCCTCGGCCTGCAGGGGATGCTCGACCCGCCACGGCCGGAGGTGGCCGGCGCGGTGGCGGACTGCCGCGACGCCGGCATCCGGGTCGTGATGGTGACCGGTGACAACGCCATCACCGCGAGCGCCATCGGCGAGTCCATCGGCTTCGACCCGACGGGCGCACTGACGGGCCCGGGGCTGGACGACCTCACCGATGCGGAACTGCGCGACGTCGTCGAGGACGTCGAGGTGTTCGCCAGAGTCGCGCCGACCCACAAGGTGCGAGTGCTGAAAGCGCTCCAGGCGAACGACCACGCCGTGGCGATGACCGGCGACGGCGTCAACGACGCCCCCGGCCTCCGCAACGCCGACGTGGGCATCTCGATGGGCATCCGCGGGACGGACGTGACGAAGGAGGCCTCGGACATGGTCCTGCAGGACGACAACTTCGCGACCATCCGCGACGCCGTGGCCGAGGGCCGGGCCATCTTCGACAACATCCAGAAGTTCGTCAACCTCCTCCTCTCGGCCAACACCGCGGAGGTGCTCATCGTCTTCCTGGGCGTCCTCGTCGGGAGCGCGCTGTTCCCGGACCTGTTCGCGTCCCAGGCCGAGGCGCTCATCCTGACGCCGGTGATGTTGCTGTGGATAAACCTCGTCACCGACGGCCTCCCGGCGCTGGCGCTGGGTGTCGACCCGAAGGCCCCGGACGTGCTGGACCGACCGCCACGCGAGCCGGGCCACTCAGTCATCGACCGCGATGTCGTCATCTCGGTCCTCACCATCGCCGCGACCGCGACGGTCGCTGGACTGGCGCTGTTCTTCGAGGCCCTCTCGGCGACGGGGTCGCTCGTCCGGTCCCAGACGCTGTTGTTCACCTTCCTCGTGGTGGCGGAGATGGGTCTCGTCCAGGTCATCCGGCGGCGGTTCGGAGCGCGGCTCCTGTCGAACCGGTGGCTCCTCGCGGCGGTTGCGGGCTCGCTGGCGCTCCACCTGGCGGTGCTGTACACGCCACTGGCGGATCTCTTCGACGTGGTCCGGCTGGGGCTTCCCGGCTGGCAGGTCGTCGCCGTCGCTGTCGGCGCGGTGCTGGTCGTGAACGCCGTGCTGTCGTCGGTGCTTCGGCGCCGACGCGACTAG
- the deoC gene encoding deoxyribose-phosphate aldolase yields MDAETLRAEPERVVELIDHTNVEPDSTEAEVRELCEEVLEYGFNAACVVPYHAELAADVLGDEADVVVVVGFPYGIQNSQAKRAEVEALTQHADELDMVMNRTAFTNGDFEYVVNDIRAVKQAVGEHTLKCIIESPTLSDAEIRHASELVDEGGADFVKTAVGYEGGCDVDEVRAMREAAGPHVEVKASGGIHSFEEVVEMVEAGATRIGASSGVEIFESIQE; encoded by the coding sequence ATGGATGCCGAGACCCTGCGCGCCGAGCCCGAGCGGGTGGTGGAGCTCATCGACCACACGAACGTCGAGCCGGACTCGACGGAGGCGGAGGTCCGCGAGCTCTGCGAGGAGGTGCTGGAGTACGGCTTCAACGCCGCCTGCGTCGTCCCGTACCACGCCGAACTTGCCGCCGATGTCCTCGGCGACGAGGCCGACGTGGTGGTCGTCGTCGGCTTCCCGTACGGAATCCAGAACTCGCAGGCGAAACGCGCCGAGGTCGAGGCACTCACGCAGCACGCCGACGAACTGGACATGGTGATGAACCGGACGGCGTTCACCAACGGCGACTTCGAGTACGTGGTCAACGACATCCGTGCGGTCAAGCAGGCCGTCGGCGAGCACACGCTCAAGTGCATCATCGAGTCACCGACGCTGAGCGACGCGGAGATCCGCCACGCCTCGGAACTCGTCGACGAGGGCGGTGCGGACTTCGTGAAGACGGCGGTCGGTTACGAGGGTGGCTGTGACGTCGACGAGGTCCGCGCGATGCGCGAGGCGGCAGGCCCGCACGTGGAGGTCAAGGCCTCCGGCGGCATCCACTCCTTCGAGGAGGTGGTGGAGATGGTGGAAGCCGGCGCCACCCGCATCGGCGCCTCGTCGGGCGTGGAGATATTCGAGTCCATCCAGGAGTGA
- a CDS encoding ester cyclase, with amino-acid sequence MRPTDELKEYEQQFIDEAWNSGNYDIVMETVSEDYVGHWFDPEEGDVDRDGLVAFIDAARQGFSDFHMDTEFMVAEDDMVVVGFTVGGTHDGEFMGIPPTGKEGSSPGILVHRFDDDGKVVEAWAVWDALGQMQQLGVIPEDFTLASFLETGASLAKQDVLELAKGRKDKK; translated from the coding sequence ATGCGGCCAACGGACGAGCTGAAGGAGTACGAACAGCAGTTCATCGACGAGGCGTGGAACAGCGGCAACTACGACATCGTGATGGAGACGGTCAGCGAGGACTACGTCGGCCACTGGTTCGACCCCGAGGAGGGCGACGTGGACCGCGACGGCCTCGTCGCGTTCATCGACGCCGCCCGGCAGGGCTTCTCGGACTTCCACATGGACACGGAGTTCATGGTCGCCGAGGACGACATGGTCGTCGTCGGCTTCACCGTCGGTGGCACACACGACGGCGAGTTCATGGGTATCCCCCCGACCGGAAAGGAGGGCAGCTCTCCCGGCATCCTCGTCCACAGGTTCGACGATGACGGGAAGGTCGTCGAGGCGTGGGCGGTCTGGGACGCGCTCGGACAGATGCAACAGCTCGGGGTCATTCCCGAGGACTTCACGCTGGCCTCCTTCCTGGAGACCGGCGCGAGCCTCGCGAAACAGGACGTTCTCGAGCTGGCGAAGGGGCGGAAGGACAAGAAGTGA
- a CDS encoding calcium/sodium antiporter, with protein MLVEAALFLVGLAALIAGADRAVTAAADLALYYGVSPFFIGVTLISIGTSVPEMVTSIYAAYYGAGDLVVGNIVGSETAQITLAIAIVAFIAPFVAERRNVLTYGSAMILAMIIMILTLDDGVIGRSEGFLMMLAYVQFIYTLYTNEGGEEITEEVIEPTEPPARSVAVIVVGLVFVVVGGQLMVTNGVALARLVGIPEYVVGLLTGLGTTLPEIVVAGIAAHEGRGGISVGAILGSNITDPVFSLGIGALLFDITVDAAALQLSLTYMLGVSIVVLGLFYWREGIDRRTAVVCLLLYFPSFFVL; from the coding sequence ATGCTGGTCGAAGCCGCGCTGTTCCTCGTCGGGCTGGCGGCACTCATCGCCGGCGCGGACCGCGCCGTGACCGCCGCCGCCGACCTCGCGCTCTACTACGGCGTCTCTCCCTTCTTCATCGGCGTCACGCTCATCTCCATCGGCACGTCGGTCCCGGAGATGGTCACCTCCATCTACGCGGCCTACTACGGCGCGGGCGACCTCGTGGTCGGCAACATCGTCGGCTCCGAGACGGCCCAGATTACGCTGGCCATCGCCATCGTCGCGTTCATCGCCCCGTTCGTCGCCGAGCGCCGGAACGTGCTGACCTACGGCTCCGCGATGATTCTCGCGATGATCATCATGATACTGACCCTCGACGACGGCGTCATCGGCCGCTCCGAGGGATTCCTGATGATGCTCGCGTACGTCCAGTTCATCTACACCCTCTACACGAACGAAGGCGGCGAGGAGATAACCGAGGAGGTCATCGAGCCCACGGAGCCACCAGCCCGGTCGGTCGCGGTCATCGTCGTCGGGCTGGTGTTCGTCGTGGTCGGTGGGCAACTGATGGTCACCAACGGGGTCGCGCTCGCCCGCCTCGTGGGGATTCCGGAGTACGTCGTCGGCCTCCTCACGGGCCTCGGGACGACCCTGCCCGAGATCGTCGTCGCCGGCATCGCCGCCCACGAGGGGCGCGGGGGCATCTCCGTCGGCGCCATCCTCGGGAGCAACATCACCGACCCCGTCTTCTCGCTGGGCATCGGCGCGCTCCTGTTCGACATCACCGTCGACGCCGCCGCCCTCCAGCTCTCGCTGACCTACATGCTCGGCGTCTCCATCGTCGTGCTGGGCCTGTTCTACTGGCGCGAGGGCATCGACCGGCGGACAGCGGTCGTCTGTCTGTTACTGTACTTCCCGTCGTTCTTCGTGCTGTAG
- a CDS encoding Hsp20/alpha crystallin family protein → MSSRPNPFREVERLFETMGRQFDDAAHMFEGEGPLGRFAELDEMAIDLVERDDEFVVTVDLPGFERDDIEVTVTDHTLRIEAEHEAETEEEDDSYLRRERRHQSASRSVRLPGEVDRDAVAGTMKNGVLTVTLPKAEAEDAHTIDIE, encoded by the coding sequence ATGAGTTCACGACCGAACCCATTCCGTGAGGTAGAGCGACTGTTCGAGACCATGGGCCGTCAGTTCGACGACGCCGCCCACATGTTCGAGGGCGAGGGGCCGCTGGGTCGGTTCGCCGAGCTGGACGAGATGGCCATCGACCTGGTCGAGCGCGACGACGAGTTCGTCGTCACCGTCGACCTCCCCGGCTTCGAGCGCGACGACATCGAGGTGACGGTCACCGACCACACACTCCGCATCGAGGCCGAACACGAGGCGGAGACGGAGGAGGAGGACGACTCGTACCTCCGCCGCGAGCGCCGCCACCAGTCAGCGAGCCGGTCGGTGCGGCTCCCCGGCGAGGTGGACCGCGACGCCGTCGCGGGCACGATGAAGAACGGGGTCCTGACGGTTACCCTCCCCAAAGCGGAGGCCGAGGACGCCCACACCATCGACATCGAGTGA
- a CDS encoding SLC13 family permease, translating into MASSNTRLLTLAVALLVTGLVAVVPVEGPLTTAGQYALATMAFAAILWVTGAVPLPLTALCIPILLTAFGVYPSFGDAVAGFADPVIFLLLAGFVLAEALQAHGIDRRIAYRILIRFGTSSRGLVAGVMVATAVLSMVVSNTATVAMMVPIVLGIVDSVTDLTTAEEAGAGGRASNLQVAMLLGVAYAASLGGVGTLIGTPPNAIVVGQLNELLGFEITFVEWLAIGLPMVVLLLPVAWVLLTYVVYPPEAYDVGAARERARTELRAMGSLSPAARRTVAIFAATAGLWLLGGFEFLFGDLLPPAVRVTLFGGTGGSVFGTTGHEGLLFYVLVGVLAIPALVVSGAAEWDDLVDIDWGTLLLLGGGISLANALRDTAATRWMAGVTVEALAGTSVVVVLLAVVALTVLVGELASNTAMAAILAPLLINAGPAYAAALGTTSELAAVLLAVTGAIAASYGFALPVATPPNAIVFGAGYVERDHMLRAGVLLDAVVILLTTGAAYLLIRFLWPHVLG; encoded by the coding sequence GTGGCCTCGTCGAACACCCGCCTCCTGACCCTCGCCGTCGCGCTCCTGGTCACCGGACTTGTCGCGGTCGTTCCCGTCGAGGGGCCGCTCACCACGGCCGGGCAGTACGCCCTCGCGACGATGGCGTTCGCGGCCATCCTCTGGGTGACGGGCGCGGTTCCGCTGCCGCTGACGGCGCTGTGCATCCCGATTCTGCTGACGGCGTTCGGCGTCTACCCCAGCTTCGGCGACGCCGTCGCCGGGTTCGCGGACCCCGTCATCTTCCTGCTGCTGGCGGGCTTCGTGCTGGCCGAGGCGCTGCAGGCCCACGGCATCGACCGGCGCATCGCCTACCGCATCCTTATCCGATTCGGGACCTCGTCTCGCGGCCTCGTGGCGGGCGTGATGGTGGCGACGGCGGTCCTCTCGATGGTCGTCTCCAACACGGCGACGGTCGCGATGATGGTCCCCATCGTGCTGGGCATCGTCGACTCCGTCACCGACCTGACGACGGCGGAGGAGGCCGGCGCGGGCGGGCGGGCCTCGAACCTGCAGGTGGCGATGCTCCTGGGGGTCGCGTACGCCGCCAGTCTCGGCGGCGTCGGGACGCTCATCGGGACGCCGCCCAACGCTATCGTCGTCGGCCAGCTGAACGAGCTCCTGGGCTTCGAGATAACCTTCGTCGAGTGGCTGGCCATCGGGCTGCCGATGGTCGTCCTGCTGCTCCCGGTCGCGTGGGTCCTCCTGACGTACGTCGTCTACCCACCGGAGGCCTACGACGTGGGCGCGGCGCGCGAGCGGGCCCGCACGGAACTGCGTGCGATGGGGTCCCTCTCCCCGGCGGCGCGACGGACCGTCGCCATCTTCGCCGCGACCGCCGGCCTCTGGCTGCTTGGCGGCTTCGAGTTCCTGTTCGGCGACCTGCTCCCGCCGGCGGTCCGCGTGACGCTGTTCGGCGGTACCGGGGGGAGCGTCTTCGGGACGACCGGCCACGAGGGGCTGCTGTTCTACGTCCTCGTGGGGGTGCTGGCGATTCCCGCGCTCGTCGTGAGTGGCGCGGCCGAGTGGGACGACCTGGTCGACATCGACTGGGGGACGCTCCTGTTGCTCGGCGGCGGCATCTCGCTCGCGAACGCCCTCCGGGACACCGCCGCCACGCGCTGGATGGCCGGCGTGACGGTCGAGGCGCTCGCCGGCACGTCGGTCGTGGTGGTCCTGCTCGCCGTGGTCGCACTGACCGTCCTCGTCGGCGAACTGGCCTCGAACACCGCGATGGCGGCCATCCTCGCGCCGTTGCTCATCAACGCCGGGCCCGCGTACGCGGCCGCGCTCGGAACCACCAGCGAACTCGCGGCCGTCCTGCTGGCGGTGACCGGCGCCATCGCCGCGAGCTACGGGTTCGCGCTCCCGGTCGCGACGCCACCCAACGCCATCGTCTTCGGCGCCGGCTACGTCGAGCGCGACCACATGCTGCGAGCGGGCGTGCTGCTGGACGCCGTCGTCATCCTGCTGACGACCGGCGCCGCCTACCTGCTCATCCGGTTCCTCTGGCCGCACGTCCTGGGCTGA
- a CDS encoding universal stress protein, with translation MAEHALVPFDGSPLAERALERVLTTHPDDEITVLYVIDPVYAVYEAEAKGLGAAESWVERATEEAEQTLARAEDLAVAHDIAVTTTIEQGNPATEILDVVDAEGVDHVVMGSHGRKGASRLLLGSVAERVMRNAPVPVTIVR, from the coding sequence ATGGCCGAGCACGCCCTCGTCCCGTTCGACGGGTCCCCGCTCGCCGAGCGCGCGCTCGAGCGAGTTCTCACGACGCACCCGGACGACGAGATAACGGTCCTCTACGTCATCGACCCCGTCTACGCGGTCTACGAGGCCGAGGCGAAGGGGCTGGGCGCCGCCGAGTCGTGGGTCGAACGCGCGACCGAGGAAGCCGAGCAGACACTCGCGCGGGCGGAGGACCTGGCCGTGGCCCACGACATCGCGGTCACGACCACAATCGAACAGGGGAATCCGGCGACCGAGATTCTCGACGTCGTCGACGCCGAGGGCGTCGACCACGTGGTGATGGGGAGTCACGGCCGGAAGGGGGCCTCGCGGCTCCTCCTGGGCAGCGTCGCCGAGCGCGTGATGCGCAATGCCCCCGTTCCGGTCACAATCGTCAGGTGA
- a CDS encoding VIT1/CCC1 transporter family protein produces MLAELLGDEVQSSGRYLAEVIYGANDGIVTTFAVVSGVAGAALNPSIVLILGVANLFADGFSMGMSNYLSRRSAIDYRESQDAGATDTSQSHDDGKSPARTAGVTFLAFVVAGWAPLLPYVFELAPLFGYSIAFTGVAFFGVGASRSLVTDRHWMKNGIEMFVVGMAAAAVAYAVGNLLGGVA; encoded by the coding sequence ATGCTCGCAGAGCTGCTGGGTGACGAGGTACAGTCCTCGGGCCGCTACCTCGCGGAGGTCATCTACGGCGCGAACGACGGCATCGTCACCACCTTCGCGGTCGTCTCTGGGGTCGCGGGCGCGGCCCTGAACCCCTCCATCGTGCTCATCCTGGGCGTGGCGAACCTGTTCGCCGACGGGTTCTCGATGGGCATGAGCAACTACCTGAGCCGGCGGTCGGCGATCGACTACCGCGAGTCGCAGGACGCGGGCGCGACGGATACCAGCCAGTCCCACGACGACGGGAAGTCCCCCGCGCGGACGGCCGGGGTGACGTTCCTCGCGTTCGTCGTGGCGGGGTGGGCGCCGCTGCTGCCGTACGTGTTCGAACTCGCGCCGCTGTTCGGCTACTCCATCGCGTTCACCGGGGTCGCCTTCTTCGGCGTCGGGGCGAGCCGGAGTCTGGTGACCGACCGGCACTGGATGAAGAACGGTATCGAGATGTTCGTCGTCGGGATGGCGGCCGCCGCCGTCGCCTACGCGGTCGGGAACCTGCTCGGTGGGGTCGCCTGA